From a single Candoia aspera isolate rCanAsp1 chromosome 2, rCanAsp1.hap2, whole genome shotgun sequence genomic region:
- the GTSF1 gene encoding gametocyte-specific factor 1 — protein MDREDSYDALDPEKLMQCPYDKNHQIRACRFPYHLVKCRKNHPDIVQQLVTCPFNARHQVPREEISQHISSCDDKRCIEQDIANQAENKREVNVISSWQSPPCEEDWDKDIADQSDSTFIWGTSCYAVNSSRSSAVMGHRSYLASGLRPPRSLPYVLPWKNNAEN, from the exons ATGCTTTGGATCCTGAAAAACTAATGCAATGTCCATATGACAAAAACCACCAGATCAGGGCTTGTAGGTTCCCCTATCACCTTGTCAAGTGTCGTAAG AACCATCCTGATATTGTGCAGCAGCTGGTCACTTGTCCATTTAATGCTCGTCATCAAGTCCCCAGGGAAGAGATCAGCCAACACATATCAAGCTGCGATGACAAACGATGCATTGAGCAGGACATTG CAAATCAAGCAGAGAATAAGAGGGAAGTGAATGTGATAAGTTCATGGCAATCTCCTCCATGTGAAGAAGATTGGGATAAAG ATATAGCAGACCAGTCAGACTCTACCTTCATTTGGGGCACAAGCTGCTATGCAGTGAACAG tTCAAGATCCAGTGCAGTAATGGGACATAGGAGCTACCTAGCTTCAGGTCTGCGACCTCCTAGAAGCTTGCCCTATGTTCTACCATGGAAGAACA